One Drosophila kikkawai strain 14028-0561.14 chromosome 3L, DkikHiC1v2, whole genome shotgun sequence genomic window carries:
- the Ir68a gene encoding glutamate receptor ionotropic, kainate glr-3: protein MRWLGVLAGAYMSLTFVTGFISISSPTHLHLDTYELHLKQLLQRILWSANVKRCFGVITDDLHYSIYDRRFFEAAGRQVVPFFVMRINASEDLARPTRRVELILKAIKASDCELNVITILNGWQMQRFLRYIYATRSLDAQSKFILLHDSRLFERDMLHLWSVFLGTVFLKWELDDSRFIISTIAFPEILSGVLVVKNIANWEMGKSVNGKIIFADKTSNLYGASVPVAISEHVPMVMWLNTTNSYQGVEVEIMNALGKALNFQPTYYKPNQSENADWALGGENYGSTEGFSENETSIDSLLIEEVASHNARFAIGDLHQFQVYLQSVELSLPHNFDCLTFLTPESSTDNSWQTFILPFSGGMWAGVLLSLFIVGTVFYGISFLNAILTRGGSTGFFRCLRRNCGVPLDPKIYRRLSFRIAIARCRPSKESRRPRDLFDDYANCILLTYSMLLYVALPRMPRNWPLRVLTGWYWIYCILLVATYRASFTAILANPAARVTIDTLEDLLLSHIPPSAGVSENRQFFLDANDEVARKVGQKMEVISQMEDLTARIAKGQCAYYDSEFFLRYLRVADDSGSGIGSTLHIMKDCVVNMPVVLAMEKNSALRKRVDSSIQHLAEGGLITKWLKDAIQRLPAEAPAQQEALMNLQKFWSSFVALIIGYVVSIIILMAERWHYKHIVMKHPMFDVYNRSLYYNFKRIYPD, encoded by the exons ATGCGCTGGCTGGGCGTCCTGGCTGGGGCCTACATGTCCCTCACGTTCGTCACAGGCTTCATTTCCATCTCCTCCCCAACTCATCTCCACCTGGACACTTATGAGCTGCACTTGAAGCAGCTTCTGCAACGGATTCTGTGGTCAGCCAATGTGAAGAGATGCTTTGGTGTCATCACGGATGACCTCCACTATTCCATTTACGACAGGAGGTTCTTTGAGGCAGCAGGACGACAGGTAGTACCCTTCTTTGTGATGCGTATCAATGCCAGCGAGGATCTGGCGAGACCCACCAGGCGGGTGGAGCTCATCCTGAAGGCCATCAAGGCCAGTGATTGTGAACTTAATGTGATCACCATACTGAACGGCTGGCAGATGCAGCGTTTTTTGCGATATATTTACGCCACTAGGTCCTTGGATGCCCAGAGCAAGTTTATCCTTTTGCATGACTCAAGACTTTTCGAGAGGGATATGCTGCATCTGTGGAGTGTGTTTCTAGGAACGGTGTTCCTCAAATGGGAGTTGGATGATAGTAG ATTCATCATCTCTACAATAGCCTTTCCCGAAATTTTAAGCGGCGTTTTGGTGGTAAAAAATATTGCCAATTGGGAAATGGGCAAAAGTGTCAatggaaaaattatatttgcagataaaacaagtaatttatacg GTGCCTCTGTTCCCGTGGCCATTTCCGAACACGTTCCCATGGTTATGTGGCTGAACACCACTAATAGTTACCAAGGCGTTGAAGTGGAGATCATGAATGCCCTGGGCAAGGCTTTGAATTTCCAACCCACTTACTACAAGCCAAACCAAAGCGAAAATGCAGATTGGGCGCTAGGAGGGGAAAACTATGGAAGTACCGAAGGATTTAGTGAGAATGAAACCAGCATAGATTCTTTACTTATAGAAGAGGTG gcTTCTCACAATGCTCGCTTTGCCATAGGTGACTTGCATCAGTTTCAGGTGTATCTGCAATCCGTGGAGCTCAGTTTACCTCACAATTTCGACTGCCTCACCTTTCTTACACCCGAATCCTCTACGGACAATTCCTGGCAGACCTTCATCCTGCCTTTCAGTGGGGGCATGTGGGCGGGTGTCCTGCTCTCCCTGTTCATTGTGGGCACTGTGTTTTATGGCATTAGTTTTCTGAATGCAATTCTAACTAGAGGAGGTTCTACAGGATTTTTTCGCTGCCTTAGGAGGAATTGTGGGGTTCCCCTGGATCCCAAGATATATCGCAGGCTTAGTTTTAGGATTGCCATAGCCCGCTGTCGTCCTTCTAAGGAATCAAGACGACCTCGTGATCTTTTCGATGATTATGCGAATTGTATACTGCTTACGTACAGCATGCTCCTCTATGTGGCCTTGCCACGAATGCCTCGGAATTGGCCGCTGAGGGTCCTGACGGGTTGGTACTGGATCTACTGCATTCTGCTGGTGGCCACTTATAGGGCCAGTTTTACTGCCATTTTGGCCAATCCGGCAGCGAG AGTCACCATCGACACCCTGGAGGACCTTCTGCTCTCCCACATTCCACCCTCTGCTGGTGTCTCCGAAAACCGACAGTTTTTCCTGGACGCCAATGATGAAGTGGCCCGAAAAGTGGGTCAGAAAATGGAGGTGATCAGCCAAATGGAGGATCTG ACCGCACGTATAGCCAAGGGTCAGTGTGCCTACTACGACAGCGAGTTCTTTTTGCGGTACTTGAGGGTGGCTGATGATTCTGGATCTGGTATAGGATCCACTTTACATATCATGAAGGATTGTGTGGTCAATATGCCGGTTGTTTTGGCCATGGAAAAGAACTCGGCTTTAAGGAAACGCGTGGATAGCTCTATACAACACCTGGCTGAGGGGG GCTTGATAACCAAGTGGCTCAAGGATGCCATTCAGCGTCTGCCCGCCGAGGCTCCTGCCCAACAGGAGGCTCTGATGAATCTACAGAAATTCTGGAGCTCCTTTGTGGCCCTGATCATTGGCTATGTGGTTTCCATTATAATCCTAATGGCTGAGAGATGGCACTACAAGCATATAGTGATGAAGCATCCCATGTTTGATGTCTACAATCGTAGTTTGTACTATAACTTCAAGAGGATATATCcagattaa